One [Clostridium] saccharolyticum WM1 DNA segment encodes these proteins:
- a CDS encoding GlsB/YeaQ/YmgE family stress response membrane protein has product MMGIISWIIIGALAGWIASMFTGNNKSMGAGANILVGIVGGLIGGFIMSLLGGTGITGFNIWSLIVSVIGSVILLSVINAMKRQRE; this is encoded by the coding sequence ATGATGGGAATAATAAGCTGGATTATTATTGGTGCTCTTGCCGGTTGGATTGCCAGTATGTTTACCGGTAACAATAAAAGTATGGGGGCTGGTGCCAATATTTTAGTTGGAATCGTGGGCGGTCTGATCGGCGGGTTCATAATGAGCCTCCTGGGAGGAACCGGTATCACCGGCTTCAATATATGGAGCCTGATCGTCTCTGTTATTGGTTCAGTTATTTTATTATCAGTCATCAATGCAATGAAAAGGCAGAGAGAATAA